In Candidatus Neomarinimicrobiota bacterium, the genomic window TGATTCTACAATTGCAGTTGGCAATAAGTTGATTTCCTACAACATCGTTAGGGACTGTGTGATAAAATTTGGTCCCGATGCTGTTGAAGATCCGTTCATCACAAAATTTAAGCAGACTCACCTGTCACACAGCAGAAAACACCATGATAAGCACCTCGCCCTTGAAAGTCAGAAAGCACATCTTGAACAATTACGTCAAAAAAGCATGCTGATCCTGCAACGACTAAAAAGTGAAGGTCAAAGTAATACCATGGTGGGAAATGTCCTTAAACGCTATATAACCACCATGCAGGAAAACTTCGGAATATTTAAAAACGGTTACAAAGACTTGACCAATATTGAGAAAACGGTCAAACAGGAACGAGCTGAACTGGCTTACAATACCAGCTTGATCGATTCTTTTAGCGAACCCTGTCTCACTGTTGTCGGGAAGCTAGAGGCAGGCACTCGCCTAATTGGACCTGCTGACAGCAGGATTCTTGACAGATCCATGTCAAGTGTGACTGTTACGTTGGATCCTGAAACAAGAAAGCTGGTATTTAATCCTTTAAAAAAACACGGAGCATAGGCAGATCATGGCTGAGAAAACAAAGTTATGGTACTTACAGGATTTCAATGTTCTGTCCGGCATGGATGCAGTTGTAGCAACCGGGTACTCAATGAAATAGCGCAGATCGGCGCTGACTTTCCAGCCATCCTATTCAAGATCATCAACATTTCAGATCTGCAGCAAAGCAAACGTTCACCGGGGGGGATTACGCCTTCCATTTGGGTTAACGGAAATTTGTGGTTTCAGGGAAATTTTTGTGCGAATAGATTTCAGGCAAAGCTGGGTTTATTAACAATTCCTGACTGACCAACACTTGCGTATGTGTCTTCACGATAACGCTGATCTTTGGTAATAAGGTCATCGTTTTGGATAGAGATGGAAAATTCCTATCACTGATCTGTTTCAGGCTTAGATTAAGGTTTGATCAGACTGGAAGTCTTTGATTTTGTCATAGAGAACAGGGGTTGTGTTTATGCTGGGAATTATTGGAGGCACTGGATTATATAATGTGGAATGGCTTGATGTGCTCGAAACAAGATCGATTAAGACTCCTTTTGGAAAACCATCGGCAGATCTGATATTTGGACGGATTGGCGATACTGATCTGGTCTTTTTGCCACGTCACGGTCGCCGGCACGAATTTTTACCCTCAGAGATTAACTATCGGGCAAATATCTGGGCTTTTAAATCAGTTGGAGTCAAGCGGGTCATCTCTTTTTCAGCCACAGGCAGCCTACGCGAGGAGATCAAGCCCGGTGAGTTTGTACTACCAGATCAATATTTCGACTTTGTGAGAGGTGATCGGGAAAAAACTTTTTTTGGTCATGGTCTGGTGGCTCATATATCATCTGCCGAACCAGTTTGTAACACACTGCGCCAACAGATCGCTGATTCAGGGAACCAGCTCGGACTTATGATCCATACTGGAAAAACCTATGGCTGTGTAGATGGACCGAGACTGGGTACACGGGCTGAAAGTTTTTTTCTTAGAGGTGCCGCCGGTTGCGATCTGGTGGGTATGACCAATATTCCAGAAGTCTTTCTGGCTCGGGAAGCTCAGATGTGTTACGCAACCATAGCGATTCCAACTGACTATGATTGCTGGATGGATGATCCTGGGGAGTATGTCACCGTAAAGCAATTGCTCAGACGTTATGGTGAAAGTCTTGAAAGTGCACACACATTGCTGCGACATTTCATCGAATATCATGACCATAATCTTTCTTGCACTTGCCACAAGGCGCTTGAGGATGCAATGATGTTCGATCCGCTTCAACTTGAGGGTGAATCAAGAAAAATGATGGATGTTTTACTCAAATAATGAGATATCTACTTCCTACAATTGATAGTAAACAGATGGTTGAGGTCGATCGCTTGATGATCAAGGAATTCCGGATATCGTTACTACAGATGATGGAACATGCCGGTCGGCATTTAGCGCGTCTGATTATCCATTCCGGGAGTCACCCACATTTCGGAAGATCAGGGGTAAAGAATTTGAATCACTGGCTATTAAACTGGCGGCAGATAGTCGCACGAAGCCAATGTCCGTCATCCCGAGCGGAGTCGAGGAATATTAGCCTCTCGAGGAGAATATTCGAAAACAGAATATTGCGACGAACATCAGCTGGGGTAATATCTAAACTTAAAGGCTACAGACCATGGTTCAGGGGAGTGGTTATCCTGATAGCTGGCTTAATGAGCCTGGAAGCGGTAGGTCAGGTTAAACCGAGTCGGCAAGAACTGCTTCGAGGAGCCATCGGTGTAGGGCTTGCAGTCGGTATCGAATTGTACGCGAAAGATCATTTCATGCCCATGGAACCCCGGTTCAGTGCTCCCAATCGTCTGGATACTCAGCTTCGAAACAAGCTTTACTGGGGACAATCTCGTCAGAACCAAGCCAGGGTATGGAGTGACCGTTTGATCTATGGCGTATCACTTTCCAGCCTGGTTTGGGGACCAGTTGCTGCCCAGAAGACCGAATTGGCTGCTCTCATCAATATGGAAGTGTTTGCCATCAACAGCATGATCACAAACCTGGCTAAGATTACGACTGCCAGAGAACGCCCCTACCATTATTTTGGTACCAGTCAACCCAGGGGGGCGGTGGATTATGCCTCATTTTTCAGTGGTCACAGCAGTATTGCCTTTTCCCAGGCTGTGACCAATGCCATGCTGCTCAGTGATTCATATCCGGAAAGGAGCGGGTTGATCTGGTCCAGTCTTATTTCAGCAGCAGGACTAACGGCTTATTTGCGGGTTGCCGGTGATATGCATTACTGTTCTGACATTGTCATCGGAGGAGTGGCTGGTTCCCTGATTGCCTGGAGTATTACCCGCTATGAATTGGCGCGTTTTGATGAATCTCCTGCAAATACCGCTAATTTTAGAATATTCTTTAAAATGCCTTTGGGCTAGCCAAACAATTTTGTATTATAAAGCACAATCGGAAAAATATAGGAGTCGAATAGTATGACTGAAAAGTTACCTGGAAAAAGTAATCAACAATCCTGGATGGCCATTGGTGTTATCATCATTGGAGCCATTTTCCTGTTACAAAGTCTTGACGTCATGCATCTTGGCGGTTTTGTCGGGAAATGGTGGCCGTTGATATTGATCATTGCTGGATTTTCGAAGATTAGAAATGATGATCGTCGGAATGGGGCTATACTTTTCATCATCGGTTTAATCCTTTTATCTGCCACGATGGATATTATTAATTGGGGGAGTATCTTCAAGTTGTGGCCACTGGCAATTCTGTATGTTGGTGTCTCTATGCTCCTGAAATCTCAGGGAAAACCAGGACTCACATTTTCGGGGATATCTCATAGTGACAACGAATTTGTGCAGGCTTCTGCCATTTTCGGTGGCGTGGAAAAGGCTGTGCAGTCAGACAATTTTAAGGGCGCCAATATCACGGCTCTTTTTGGTGGTGTTGATCTGGACCTGCGTAAAGCCAAAGCAGTTGAGACTGGCTGTATCATTAATGCTACAGCCCTCTTTGGTGGTACCGAGATCATTGTCCCCGAGAATTGGAATGTGATCATTTCCGGGACCCCAATTTTTGGGAGTATTGAGGATAAAACCAAGGGAAGTAGTGAGAGTTCCATCAATGTGACTCTGAATTGCACCGTTGCTTTCGGGGGTCTGGAGATAAAGACCTGAACCATTAATTGGCGTAAAACTGATTTCTTGCAGAGGTCATCCAATTTGGATGACCTCTTTCAATTGGTACATTATTGACAAAGTATTCCAGACCTCAAGTGTCTGTAGAACATACCAAGGCTCCCTCAATATCCGTAGAACATACCAAGTACCCCGAGCGTCCATGGAACGGATAGAGGAGTAATTGAAACAACAATCCAATCAATTCACGGAAACTCTGTAAATCCCTTTGGTGGCCTTGGATGCCCGTTTATATTGGCGTGCTTTTTTATACTGCAAATGTTGAAACATCTGTTAGGATAGCCACGGCATCGTTCGCTCAGCCCAGGCGTAATTGAGGCGGGAGACAGAAGAACAGAGCCTGGAAAATATTGAATAGAGGAATCGACCTGCTTAAACGCATCGAGGTGGTTGTGGCTGTCTTGGAGATTCCGAATAACGCCCCTGTAGCTCAGCAGGATAGAGCAACGCTTTCCTAAAGCGTAGGCCAGGTGTTCGAATCACCTCAGGGGTACATGAAGCCCTGGCTGAACTTGCAGGGAAGATATTGATAATAGTAATTGTGAAGGGATCTAATATCCAATGTTAACACCAAAAAAGAAATTTACCAAAAAAGAATTAAAACACGATCCATTATTAGACTCACTTGAAAAAGGAAAAGAGATCTACGAGGAATACAATAAGCAGATCATTACAGGAGTTGTAGCGCTGACCGTTATCCTGTTGTTGGCCTGGGGATGGATGAATAGTCGTGAAACTGCAAAAAATACAGCCATGTTGGAAAATACAAAAGTAACGCTGGCAGCGAGCCAAGATCTTGATGATAACGTCATGGCTGAGTTGGAAAGAGTCGTAACTGAATATGGCAACAATTCCAATACTAATCAGGCCACCTTCCAATTGGCCATTGCCCGGATGGACAGAGGTGATCATGCTGGTGCCAGAGACTTGTTTACGCAATTGACCAAAAGTTCTGACAAGCAGACAAAGATCGCCGGAATGCTAAAATTGGCGTACCTGAACGAAAGAGGAAAGAATTTCAGTGATGCTGCAATACTCTATGGCCAGGTGGCTGAGATGGATGCCGGAACAGTTTCCCGCTATGCAAAACTTCAGTCGGGATATACCTATCTGGCTGCCGGTGATGCACAACAGGCCGGGGTTGTGGTTTCCGCTCTGCTGGATGAAGAACCAACCGGAAAATTTAAAGAGTATGTCAAATATTTAGAAGGCGAAGTGCTGGAGAAATAATTGCAATTATTGGACTTGCAAACAGTGCCGCCCCCGAATACATTCCGCCCGCAAAGTGGGTTGATGAACCCACTTTGTTTTTTTGTAAAAGGATTTGTTAGAGGTATGAAGAGACAAAGTGAATTGGGACAATGAAGAATTAAGAGCTGGAATAGAGCATTGCTTCGGAGATGCTGAAGATATTTTCCTGGTTGATGTAAAAATGAATACATCACGCCGGGGGCATCAGCTGATCGTGAAGTGTGATAGTGATTCCGGTATTACCATTGACCAATTGGCGCGTGTCAATCGATCCATCCATCAAAATTTAACACTCCCCGGCCTGGATATTGAGCAGGTTTCTGTTGAAGTTACGTCTCCCGGTGCAAATTATCCTGTTAGAGCTGCTCGCCATTTTCGTCGATTGGTCGGGCATCCCATAAATATCGAACACCGGTCTGAAACGGTGCAAAATCCCCTGGAAGGCGAGATCATTTCGGCCACGGCTGATACTCTGATCATCAAAGTTGATGATGAGGAAGTGTCTTTGAGCCTGGCAGATGTCGTTCAGGGCAAAGTGAAAATGCGTTGGTAAAAGGAGGATTGACCCCTTGATTAGTAAAATTATTATAGAATCATTTATACAGCTTGCCAAAGAGAAGGATATTGACCGCAAGGAGTTGGCTGATATCATTAAAGAGATCTTTGAGGCCTTGATCCAGAAGAAATATGGCAATGTTGACAATTTCGATGTGATCGTCAATATGGATAAGGGTGAGATAGAGATCTATCAGGAAAAAGAAGTCGTTGAGGTTGTGGATGACCCTGATTTTGAGGTGGATCTTAAAACTGCCCAGGAAATTGCTCCTGATCTAGAAATTGGTGATCCCTTTATCGATGTGGTCGATCCGGAAACCTTTGGTCGTCGCCTGATTACCTTTGCCCGTCATGTCATGGCTCAAAAAATCCAGGAATTTGAACGAGATCAGATCTATCGTGATTATTCCAGTCGGGTGGGGGAGATCATCATTGGTGAGATCCATCAGATCCGCAGAGATGCTCTTTTTGTAAATATCGATAAAGCCGAGCTCAAAATGCCTCGTGAGGAACAGATATACAGCGAGCGTTACCGTCGTGGTGACAGTGTGCGGGCTATCATTAAAGAGGTTCGTTCAGAAAAACGCGGTCCGGATATTATAATTTCACGAGCAGATCCGGCTTTTTTGGAAAAGTTGTTCAATAACGAAGTGCCTGAGATCGAAGATGGTATTATTGATATTAGAACCCTGCAACGAGAGCCTGGCGATCGTACCAAGATCATTGTTGAATCCCATGATAAACGAATTGATGCTGTTGGTGCCTGTGTGGGAATGAAGGGTAGTCGAATTCAAGTTATCGTACGCGAATTAAATGGCGAGAAGATCGATATTATTAACTATACATCTGAGCCCCAATTACTGGTGACCCGTGCCCTGTCACCGGCCAAACCATATCGGGTTAAGATCGATTATGAAAAACAAAGAGCTCTGGCTCTTTTTGAAGATGAAGATATTTCAATTGCCATTGGAAAAAATGGTCAGAATGTCCGTTTGGCTTCCAAGGTCACTGGATTTGAGATCGATGCCAAGTCCCGTAGTGAAGTTGAGGAGCCGGTAGAGGTTGAGGTATTTTTAGAAGAAGTTGACGGTTTACCTAAAAGAGTGGTTGCAATCCTCTCTGAAAACGGGATCGATACTGTAAATGAAATAGTTAACACCACCAGAGAGACCTTACTTACTTTGAAGGGGCTGGGTGAAAAATCGCTTGATGATTTCATGACAGCACTGATGGAAAAAGTAGAGGTCAAAGTTGAAGTGATCGAAGAAGTGATTGAAATTGACAGTGAATCTGCGGGTGATGAATAAACGATCTGCCATTGATATGAACCGGTGGGAGTGTGCTTTTCTACAGAGCAGGTGGTTCTGTATGAGGAATGATGAGGAAAGAGGAAAGATTGAGTAAACCTAAACGAATATATCAAATTGCGAAACAGATCAATATATCCCATCAGGAGATAGTCAGTTTTCTGAAAGATCAGGGGTTTGATGTGGCGAATCATATGAGTCCCGTAGATGAGGACACTTACGATGTCATCATGAAAAATTTCGCAACTGATCTGTATCAGATCGAACAGGATCAGAAGGAACTTGATCGTAAAGCCTTGGAAGATCAGCGTCGTCTGGAAGAAGAAGAGCGCATTCGCAAAGCCGAAGAAGAACGCAATACACGCGAAAGTGAGGAACGTCAACGACGCGAGGCCGAAGAACAGCGCCGCTTGGAAATTGAAGATGCAAAACGTCGTACAGAGCAAGAGCGCATTGATGCTATCGAACGAGCGAAACGCGAAAAGATCGAAGAAGAGTCTCGCAAACTTGCTGAAGCGCAGGCTGAGAAAGAGCGGTCTGATCTTGATAAATTGAAGGCTGCCAAGAAAGCAGCGAAACCAACCATCCTTCGACCAGGTGAAGATAAAGCTGCAAAACCAAAAGAATCCACTGCGGACAAGATCATTGCTAAAAAGATTGAACGAAAGATCAAACATGTTGTAAAAACTGGGATACCCACCAAAGGTAGACCAGTACGCGGTAAAAAACGTCGGACCTTTGACCAGAAAGAGGTGGATGCTTCGATCAAGAAGGTCATGACTTCCATGGATACGACCAGGAAGCGGAAACGTCGTCGGGACGGGAAGCAGGAAGAATCTGTTGAGGATACCGTCTATCGCGTCTCTGAATTTGTATCTGTGCATGATTTTGCTGATCTGATCGAGATTGATGTTGCTGATATCATCAGTAAATGTATGGATATGGGGATGATGGTAACCATCAATCAACGGATCGATAAAGACACCATTGAGCTATTGGCTGAAGAATTCGAGGTTAAGGTTGATCTGGAAGATGAAACAGCCACCGCTATGAAAGCGGAAGAAGCCCAGGAAGAGTTGGACGAATCTGAGCTTGAATCACGCCCCCCTGTGGTGACCATCATGGGTCACGTTGATCATGGTAAAACATCTTTGCTGGATCATATCCGTGAAGCAAACGTCATAGCCGGAGAAGCTGGAGGTATTACCCAGCATATCGGAGCCTATGCAGTATCGGTTGGTGATGGTAAAACGATTACATTTTTAGATACACCTGGTCACGAAGCTTTCACAGCCATGCGTGCCCGAGGAGCCCAGGTCACCGATATTGTTGTGATCATAGTAGCTGCTGATGATGCAGTGATGCCTCAGACTATTGAAGCCATTGACCATGCCAAGGCTGGTGGCGTTCCCATTATTTTTGCCATTAATAAGATCGATAAGATTGGAGCCGATGCTGAGCGCGTGCGTCGAGAACTTTCTGAGCGTAATATGCTGGTGGAGAGTTGGGGTGGTAAAATTCCTGATGTAGAGATCTCTGCAAAAAATGGAACCAATGTGGATGAACTTCTGGACACTATCGTTCTTGAATCTGAAATGCTGGATCTTAAAGCCAAACCCACTGGGAAAGCCCGGGGTATTGTGGTTGAATCACGTCTGGATAAAGGGATTGGTGCTGTTGCTACCGTCCTGATCAACCGCGGCGAAATTAAAGTTGGTGATTCCTTTGTCTGTGGCGATTTCTCAGGTCG contains:
- the mtnP gene encoding S-methyl-5'-thioadenosine phosphorylase, producing MLGIIGGTGLYNVEWLDVLETRSIKTPFGKPSADLIFGRIGDTDLVFLPRHGRRHEFLPSEINYRANIWAFKSVGVKRVISFSATGSLREEIKPGEFVLPDQYFDFVRGDREKTFFGHGLVAHISSAEPVCNTLRQQIADSGNQLGLMIHTGKTYGCVDGPRLGTRAESFFLRGAAGCDLVGMTNIPEVFLAREAQMCYATIAIPTDYDCWMDDPGEYVTVKQLLRRYGESLESAHTLLRHFIEYHDHNLSCTCHKALEDAMMFDPLQLEGESRKMMDVLLK
- a CDS encoding phosphatase PAP2 family protein produces the protein MRYLLPTIDSKQMVEVDRLMIKEFRISLLQMMEHAGRHLARLIIHSGSHPHFGRSGVKNLNHWLLNWRQIVARSQCPSSRAESRNISLSRRIFENRILRRTSAGVISKLKGYRPWFRGVVILIAGLMSLEAVGQVKPSRQELLRGAIGVGLAVGIELYAKDHFMPMEPRFSAPNRLDTQLRNKLYWGQSRQNQARVWSDRLIYGVSLSSLVWGPVAAQKTELAALINMEVFAINSMITNLAKITTARERPYHYFGTSQPRGAVDYASFFSGHSSIAFSQAVTNAMLLSDSYPERSGLIWSSLISAAGLTAYLRVAGDMHYCSDIVIGGVAGSLIAWSITRYELARFDESPANTANFRIFFKMPLG
- a CDS encoding DUF5668 domain-containing protein, giving the protein MTEKLPGKSNQQSWMAIGVIIIGAIFLLQSLDVMHLGGFVGKWWPLILIIAGFSKIRNDDRRNGAILFIIGLILLSATMDIINWGSIFKLWPLAILYVGVSMLLKSQGKPGLTFSGISHSDNEFVQASAIFGGVEKAVQSDNFKGANITALFGGVDLDLRKAKAVETGCIINATALFGGTEIIVPENWNVIISGTPIFGSIEDKTKGSSESSINVTLNCTVAFGGLEIKT
- a CDS encoding tetratricopeptide repeat protein; the protein is MLTPKKKFTKKELKHDPLLDSLEKGKEIYEEYNKQIITGVVALTVILLLAWGWMNSRETAKNTAMLENTKVTLAASQDLDDNVMAELERVVTEYGNNSNTNQATFQLAIARMDRGDHAGARDLFTQLTKSSDKQTKIAGMLKLAYLNERGKNFSDAAILYGQVAEMDAGTVSRYAKLQSGYTYLAAGDAQQAGVVVSALLDEEPTGKFKEYVKYLEGEVLEK
- the nusA gene encoding transcription termination factor NusA, producing MISKIIIESFIQLAKEKDIDRKELADIIKEIFEALIQKKYGNVDNFDVIVNMDKGEIEIYQEKEVVEVVDDPDFEVDLKTAQEIAPDLEIGDPFIDVVDPETFGRRLITFARHVMAQKIQEFERDQIYRDYSSRVGEIIIGEIHQIRRDALFVNIDKAELKMPREEQIYSERYRRGDSVRAIIKEVRSEKRGPDIIISRADPAFLEKLFNNEVPEIEDGIIDIRTLQREPGDRTKIIVESHDKRIDAVGACVGMKGSRIQVIVRELNGEKIDIINYTSEPQLLVTRALSPAKPYRVKIDYEKQRALALFEDEDISIAIGKNGQNVRLASKVTGFEIDAKSRSEVEEPVEVEVFLEEVDGLPKRVVAILSENGIDTVNEIVNTTRETLLTLKGLGEKSLDDFMTALMEKVEVKVEVIEEVIEIDSESAGDE
- the infB gene encoding translation initiation factor IF-2: MSKPKRIYQIAKQINISHQEIVSFLKDQGFDVANHMSPVDEDTYDVIMKNFATDLYQIEQDQKELDRKALEDQRRLEEEERIRKAEEERNTRESEERQRREAEEQRRLEIEDAKRRTEQERIDAIERAKREKIEEESRKLAEAQAEKERSDLDKLKAAKKAAKPTILRPGEDKAAKPKESTADKIIAKKIERKIKHVVKTGIPTKGRPVRGKKRRTFDQKEVDASIKKVMTSMDTTRKRKRRRDGKQEESVEDTVYRVSEFVSVHDFADLIEIDVADIISKCMDMGMMVTINQRIDKDTIELLAEEFEVKVDLEDETATAMKAEEAQEELDESELESRPPVVTIMGHVDHGKTSLLDHIREANVIAGEAGGITQHIGAYAVSVGDGKTITFLDTPGHEAFTAMRARGAQVTDIVVIIVAADDAVMPQTIEAIDHAKAGGVPIIFAINKIDKIGADAERVRRELSERNMLVESWGGKIPDVEISAKNGTNVDELLDTIVLESEMLDLKAKPTGKARGIVVESRLDKGIGAVATVLINRGEIKVGDSFVCGDFSGRVRALKDDHGSRLKTAGPSAPVEILGFSDVPKAGDNLVVMKNDKEAREVSSQRQLVRREQDFKRMRHMTLDEISRQISEGKVKEVPLLVKGDVDGSIEALADSFMKMSTKEVAVRIVHRGIGMIKESDILLAAASKAIIVGFNVTIDANARLLARSEDVEVRYYDVIYAAVDDVYQALEGLLEPDVVENEIGKAEVTDLFKIPRIGVIAGSMVISGVARRSAKVRLVRDGVVKFNGELNALKRFKDEAKEVIEGNECGISLKDYSKIRVGDIIEFYTEEIIKRKLDSSPKK